The DNA sequence AATCAACAACCAGCTCATACCCTCCTTTTAATTTTTTTTCAACAAATTTATCGGCTAAAGAATAACTCTTTGCGATGTTAGTCGGTAAATTTTTAAAAGAACTTAAAAGCCATTGGCCGTATTCTTTAAAAACAATGACGCTAGCCGCCTGAACGTCTTTAAGGTCGATTGTTTTTACAATTAAAAAAATTTCCTGGGAAATGCCCGCTGCGCTTTTTTTTATAAAATTTTTTGCCTCAAATTTTTGAAAAATAAAAAATCCTCCGCTAATTAAAAAAATTACCAATAAAGTTCTTGCAAAATTTAGTCCGATTTTTTTGAAAATAAAAAGGTCCGATTTTTTTGAAAAATAAAATTCTTTGATTGAAAAAGGCCGATGCTTCACAAGAGGAATGGAAAACTTTCGGTTTAAAAAATAATATTGTTTTATTGTCGGGAAAGAAAATTTTTCTTTGGGAAAAACTAAAGCTTCTTTGGGTTTTGACAGGGCTTGGGGAAGTTTTTCAGATAAAAAATTATTTCCGTTTTTATTTTTATTATTAAAACGCTTCAAATAATCCTCCAGCCATTCTTTTTTAACAATCCAATTCCGGCCAATTTTAATTGCTTTTAATTTTCCTTGGCGAGCTCTCAAAGATAAATATTCCTGTGAATATTCGCAGTGTTTTGCCGCTTCTTGAAGTGATATATATTGTTCGTCTTTTTTCATATTAAATATCAAGCTTAAGATGAATACTTTACTTCCAATACCGATATCAGATTCCTGATATCGGATATCTAATATATGTATATTATATGTATTATATAAATAAAAAATCGACCTTGAAAGGCTCGATAGCTGTGGATAAACAAAACGCCAGTGTTTAGCCAAAAAACAAGACTTTCTTTGGCTATGAATCTTCAATTTTTATGCTTTGAAGAATGCCTAAGCTCACAAAAGCCATAATTAACCCC is a window from the Candidatus Nealsonbacteria bacterium genome containing:
- a CDS encoding helix-turn-helix domain-containing protein; protein product: MKKDEQYISLQEAAKHCEYSQEYLSLRARQGKLKAIKIGRNWIVKKEWLEDYLKRFNNKNKNGNNFLSEKLPQALSKPKEALVFPKEKFSFPTIKQYYFLNRKFSIPLVKHRPFSIKEFYFSKKSDLFIFKKIGLNFARTLLVIFLISGGFFIFQKFEAKNFIKKSAAGISQEIFLIVKTIDLKDVQAASVIVFKEYGQWLLSSFKNLPTNIAKSYSLADKFVEKKLKGGYELVVDFLKPKKEIAQEKTVPLPKETLEEKSEEGLVVLPYEGEGTREEIAKKIKASFSDEIKVEQKDESSGIITPIFRDQKEGDKYLYVLVPLKN